In one window of Comamonas testosteroni DNA:
- a CDS encoding transglutaminase-like cysteine peptidase, protein MSTSPSLLFPHAVEKPQRLSRRGMLLYGSALVGGWLLQRGFDAAALDFDAERLHSTMQSRYGGAGVQRLNQWLAMQQAQKDRPLQQQLPAVNTFWNRAVLQSEDSMLWSQPDYWATPLETLGKGAGDCEDYVIGKYFSLLRLGVAVEKLRLIYVRARLGGAGSTQSIAHMVLGYYETPAAEPLVLDSLLDNIMPASQRKDLTPVFSFNAQGVYVAGAQPASVDRITRWRDLLARMKQEGFLP, encoded by the coding sequence TTGAGCACTTCGCCCAGCCTTCTGTTTCCACATGCCGTGGAAAAACCGCAGCGTCTGTCGCGCAGAGGCATGCTTTTGTATGGCTCTGCGCTTGTCGGCGGCTGGCTGCTGCAGCGCGGGTTTGACGCCGCAGCGCTGGATTTCGATGCTGAGCGGCTGCACAGCACCATGCAGTCCCGTTATGGCGGCGCAGGTGTCCAGAGGCTGAACCAGTGGCTGGCCATGCAGCAGGCCCAGAAAGACAGGCCGTTGCAGCAGCAGTTGCCGGCCGTCAATACCTTCTGGAATCGCGCCGTGCTGCAATCGGAGGACAGCATGCTGTGGTCCCAGCCCGACTATTGGGCCACGCCGCTGGAGACACTGGGCAAGGGGGCGGGAGATTGCGAGGACTACGTGATCGGCAAGTATTTCTCGCTGCTGCGCCTGGGCGTGGCGGTCGAGAAACTGCGCCTGATCTATGTGCGTGCCCGACTGGGCGGCGCAGGCAGCACGCAGAGCATTGCGCATATGGTGCTGGGCTATTACGAGACACCTGCAGCCGAGCCGCTGGTGCTGGACAGTCTGCTGGACAACATCATGCCGGCCAGCCAGCGCAAGGACTTGACTCCTGTGTTCAGCTTCAATGCCCAGGGGGTGTATGTCGCGGGTGCACAGCCTGCTTCGGTGGACAGGATCACGCGCTGGCGCGATCTGCTGGCGCGCATGAAGCAGGAAGGTTTTTTGCCATGA
- a CDS encoding bifunctional diguanylate cyclase/phosphodiesterase has protein sequence MSLLKQLLISVTVAIVAILIGTLAFSIGAARQYLDGQLQSESENAASSLALSLSQPANQDPVTQELLMMALFDGGQFKLIRLASPEGETLFERRRDKDITDSSAPAAKLKDSAAPPWFVEMLPLRSPKAERVISDGWKQVGQLTLVVDNSYASQALWGSSVRLAGVVVLAGLAWAFFVVLLFRWFRKVLQQEISAQVQAIGRQAGSEVPARPARAAVAELVPVLSAIADTRERVQATAQEQMERIESLELEVNRDPVTQLPNRKYFVNELRRALSGADGAAPHGHVMLFRQRDLLALNAQMSRVSADAWLAAMGEQVNQVLKSHAECKAQLARLNGSDFVVLMPALAGPQAMSLVQQIRQVLLSMRVTLSSGQWCRWSFALTDYSASSSVTGVLARLDYGLMRAESSGQAEVEYVAYGDDEVVSDLAGETLWRQMLIAALEAQDALSLSVQPLQFKGRTGVQERGEASLSLRTASGETLMGSLFLPVAVRLGLSAEFDLRAVALGAGCLEQNDCELVIRISLPSLAQPDFLGRLREELSAPKWGHRLSLLCLELDAHGLTAYPDEVAEFCRAMALAGVGVGLRRLDQQPMGLTKLHTLPLRYVKLGSEFSEQAAQSPGALHLLQAIVETATGLGIQVIVNDSVNAETAQLLHKHNALTLAA, from the coding sequence ATGTCGTTGTTGAAACAACTTTTGATCAGCGTGACAGTGGCCATCGTGGCCATCCTGATTGGCACCCTGGCGTTCAGCATAGGTGCCGCGCGCCAGTATCTGGATGGGCAGTTGCAGTCCGAGAGCGAGAATGCCGCTTCGTCGCTGGCCTTGTCACTGTCGCAGCCGGCCAATCAGGACCCGGTCACCCAGGAGCTGCTGATGATGGCCTTGTTCGATGGCGGACAGTTCAAGCTGATTCGCCTGGCCTCGCCCGAGGGCGAAACCTTGTTCGAGCGCCGGCGCGACAAAGACATTACCGATAGTTCGGCCCCTGCTGCCAAGCTCAAAGACAGTGCTGCTCCGCCGTGGTTTGTTGAGATGCTGCCGCTGCGCTCGCCAAAGGCGGAGCGAGTGATCAGCGATGGCTGGAAGCAGGTCGGGCAATTGACGCTGGTTGTGGACAACAGCTATGCGAGCCAGGCACTGTGGGGCAGCAGCGTGCGCTTGGCAGGTGTGGTGGTGCTTGCCGGGTTGGCCTGGGCTTTCTTTGTAGTCTTGCTGTTCAGATGGTTTCGCAAGGTCTTGCAGCAGGAAATCTCGGCACAGGTTCAGGCAATTGGACGTCAGGCCGGCAGTGAGGTTCCGGCGAGGCCCGCCAGGGCCGCAGTGGCCGAGCTGGTGCCCGTACTCAGTGCCATTGCAGACACCCGAGAACGGGTTCAGGCTACGGCGCAGGAGCAGATGGAGCGTATCGAATCACTGGAGCTGGAGGTCAATCGTGATCCTGTTACTCAGCTGCCGAATCGCAAGTACTTTGTCAATGAGTTGCGCCGCGCGCTGAGCGGAGCTGATGGCGCTGCGCCACATGGCCATGTGATGCTGTTCAGGCAGCGTGATCTGCTGGCCTTGAATGCGCAGATGTCGCGCGTCAGTGCCGATGCCTGGCTGGCAGCGATGGGCGAGCAGGTCAATCAGGTGTTGAAGAGTCATGCCGAGTGCAAGGCCCAGCTGGCCCGCCTCAATGGCTCGGACTTTGTGGTGCTCATGCCGGCCCTGGCGGGACCTCAGGCCATGTCTCTGGTGCAGCAGATCCGGCAGGTGCTGCTGTCCATGCGTGTGACCCTGAGCAGTGGTCAGTGGTGCCGCTGGAGCTTTGCCTTGACCGATTACTCGGCATCGAGCTCGGTGACCGGTGTGCTTGCACGGCTGGACTACGGTTTGATGCGCGCCGAGAGTTCGGGCCAGGCCGAGGTGGAATATGTGGCCTACGGGGATGACGAGGTGGTCTCCGATCTGGCCGGAGAGACCTTGTGGCGTCAGATGCTGATTGCGGCACTGGAAGCGCAGGATGCACTTTCCCTGTCCGTGCAGCCGCTGCAATTCAAGGGGCGCACCGGGGTGCAGGAGCGTGGCGAAGCGTCGCTCTCGCTGCGCACTGCTTCCGGCGAAACCTTGATGGGGTCGCTGTTCCTGCCGGTGGCCGTGCGTCTGGGCTTGTCGGCAGAGTTTGATTTGCGAGCAGTGGCTCTCGGTGCTGGGTGCCTTGAACAGAACGACTGCGAGCTGGTCATTCGAATCTCCTTGCCCTCGCTGGCCCAGCCCGACTTCCTGGGCCGCCTGCGTGAAGAGCTGAGTGCGCCGAAGTGGGGGCATCGCCTGTCCTTGCTCTGTCTGGAACTCGATGCCCATGGACTGACGGCCTACCCCGATGAGGTGGCCGAGTTCTGCCGGGCCATGGCATTGGCCGGTGTCGGCGTCGGACTGCGTCGTCTGGATCAGCAACCCATGGGCCTGACCAAGCTCCACACCTTGCCGCTGCGCTATGTGAAGCTGGGCAGCGAGTTCTCGGAGCAGGCTGCTCAAAGCCCGGGTGCCCTGCATCTGCTGCAAGCCATTGTGGAGACCGCGACAGGGCTGGGGATTCAGGTGATCGTGAACGATTCCGTCAATGCGGAAACCGCACAGCTGCTGCACAAGCACAATGCGCTGACGCTGGCGGCTTGA
- a CDS encoding bile acid:sodium symporter family protein encodes MSRPRFVPDNFTLALIATVVLASFVPASGQLAKYVELVTTGIVSLLFFLHGAKLSRQAILAGIGHWRLHIWIFIATFVLFPLLGLALRPVLSPLVTTEMYIGVLFLCTLPATVQSAIAFTSMARGNVPAAVCSASASTLLGILVTPILVSLILHKNAEGGDALHAIGKIAMTLLLPFVIGHLMRPVIGGFLQRRASIIKLVDQGSILFVVYAAFSAAVISGLWKQTPIPSLLGLIVLCCILLAAVLLITTWSARRLGFSKEDEITLVFCGSKKSMVSGIPMANVLFPAASVGAIVLPLMLFHQIQLMVCAVLAQRYARRVQIADESAPH; translated from the coding sequence ATGTCTCGCCCCCGCTTTGTCCCCGATAACTTCACGCTGGCACTGATTGCCACCGTCGTCCTCGCCAGTTTTGTGCCTGCATCCGGCCAGTTGGCCAAATATGTGGAGCTTGTCACTACAGGCATCGTCAGCCTGCTGTTCTTTCTGCATGGCGCCAAACTCTCGCGCCAGGCCATCCTGGCAGGCATAGGTCACTGGCGCCTGCATATCTGGATCTTCATCGCCACCTTTGTGCTGTTCCCCTTGCTGGGGCTGGCACTGCGCCCGGTGCTCTCGCCCCTGGTCACCACCGAGATGTATATCGGCGTGCTGTTTCTTTGCACCCTGCCCGCCACGGTGCAATCGGCGATTGCCTTCACCTCCATGGCGCGCGGCAATGTGCCTGCCGCCGTGTGCAGCGCATCGGCCTCCACCTTGCTGGGAATCCTGGTCACGCCGATTCTGGTGAGTCTGATCCTGCACAAGAATGCGGAAGGCGGCGATGCATTGCATGCCATTGGCAAGATTGCCATGACGCTGCTGTTGCCCTTTGTCATCGGCCATCTGATGCGCCCCGTGATCGGCGGCTTCCTGCAGCGTCGCGCCTCCATCATCAAGCTGGTGGACCAGGGCTCCATCCTGTTTGTGGTCTACGCGGCCTTCAGCGCTGCGGTCATCAGCGGCCTGTGGAAGCAGACGCCGATTCCCTCACTGCTGGGCTTGATCGTGCTGTGCTGCATTTTGCTGGCAGCCGTGCTCTTGATCACCACCTGGAGCGCACGTCGCCTGGGCTTCAGCAAGGAAGATGAGATCACGCTGGTCTTCTGCGGCTCCAAGAAAAGCATGGTCAGCGGCATTCCCATGGCCAATGTGCTCTTTCCCGCCGCATCCGTGGGCGCCATCGTGCTGCCGCTGATGCTGTTCCACCAGATCCAGCTCATGGTCTGCGCCGTGCTGGCACAGCGCTATGCCAGGCGCGTGCAGATTGCCGATGAGAGCGCGCCTCATTAA
- a CDS encoding sensor domain-containing diguanylate cyclase, which yields MWCRKNKREGGVTSRDGVCKVLAAKRDAQLATSLLLVIWVSVLVATSWQIGSAHQRTLSEIDTNNRNLAQTLNTYAEGVFTQSSMLLLGMLERLEVEGATPEHLIRMQQLVGRQEHLFSQLNELLVIDASGKWLMSSRGEFFDGANSADRRFFSYHRDNPSHEIFIGAPIRSRSTGEWVLTISRRFDSKEGDFAGVIVVVLGIENFLHLFGKIDVGEQGSIGLATTSGQLLVRYPFREQDLGRDFSRSPNFLRYHSNLKSGTASFESGIDGTERLYAFRSNDRYPIFTVVARGRYEALQAWRSQALLTAGVVLGLLAVVTLIGWRLIQVIRQRAQAETSLMAVREKLLDANLELERLATQDSLTGLANRRRFDEVLQLEVRRAAREGTVLSLLLIDLDHFKGFNDRYGHVAGDECLKAVSRQLELSAKRSGDLAARYGGEELAIILPNTALEGALRVAEELLKCIRGLGIAHESSQFGHVTVSIGAASMQGRHELASPLYLVEAADQALYRAKAAGRNRAEC from the coding sequence GTGTGGTGTCGAAAGAACAAGAGGGAGGGCGGCGTCACCAGTCGTGATGGCGTGTGCAAAGTTCTGGCTGCCAAGCGAGATGCTCAGCTGGCGACCAGTCTGTTGCTGGTAATCTGGGTCTCTGTACTGGTGGCTACCAGCTGGCAAATCGGGTCGGCGCATCAGCGCACCCTGAGCGAGATTGATACCAACAACCGCAATCTTGCACAGACGCTGAACACCTATGCCGAGGGCGTCTTCACCCAGAGTTCCATGCTGCTGCTCGGCATGCTTGAGCGCCTGGAGGTGGAGGGCGCCACGCCTGAGCATCTGATCCGCATGCAGCAACTGGTCGGTCGCCAGGAACATCTGTTTTCCCAGCTCAATGAACTGCTCGTCATCGATGCGAGCGGTAAATGGCTCATGTCATCGAGAGGGGAATTTTTCGACGGGGCGAACAGTGCTGACCGTCGCTTTTTTTCATATCACCGCGATAACCCGTCGCACGAGATCTTCATCGGTGCGCCCATACGCAGTCGTTCTACAGGTGAATGGGTGCTGACCATCAGCCGGCGATTTGATAGCAAAGAGGGTGACTTTGCCGGGGTCATCGTTGTCGTGCTGGGGATAGAGAACTTTCTGCACTTGTTCGGCAAGATCGATGTCGGCGAGCAAGGGTCTATTGGACTGGCAACCACCAGCGGACAGTTGCTGGTGCGCTATCCATTTCGTGAGCAGGATCTTGGGCGCGACTTCTCTCGTTCCCCCAACTTTCTGCGCTACCACTCAAACCTGAAATCCGGCACGGCGTCCTTTGAGTCCGGCATAGATGGAACGGAAAGGCTATATGCCTTCAGGAGCAATGATCGTTATCCCATTTTCACGGTGGTGGCCCGGGGGCGGTATGAGGCACTGCAAGCCTGGCGAAGCCAGGCGCTGCTGACGGCAGGTGTGGTGCTAGGTCTGCTGGCAGTTGTCACACTGATAGGCTGGCGCCTGATTCAGGTCATCCGGCAGCGTGCGCAGGCAGAGACATCCCTGATGGCAGTGCGTGAGAAGTTACTGGATGCCAACCTCGAACTGGAGCGGCTGGCCACCCAGGATTCGTTGACAGGGCTGGCGAACCGGCGTCGCTTCGACGAGGTACTGCAACTGGAGGTCCGCCGTGCCGCACGCGAGGGGACGGTGCTCTCGCTTTTGCTCATCGATCTGGATCATTTCAAGGGCTTCAATGACCGCTATGGTCATGTCGCCGGCGATGAATGCCTGAAAGCGGTGTCGCGGCAGTTGGAGCTGTCGGCCAAGCGCTCAGGGGATCTGGCCGCACGTTACGGCGGGGAGGAACTTGCCATCATTCTTCCCAATACCGCGCTGGAGGGGGCCCTGCGGGTTGCCGAGGAGTTGCTGAAGTGCATACGAGGACTCGGCATTGCCCATGAGTCCAGCCAATTCGGCCATGTCACTGTGAGCATAGGAGCTGCAAGCATGCAGGGCAGGCATGAACTGGCGAGTCCGCTGTATCTGGTTGAAGCGGCCGATCAAGCCCTGTATCGGGCCAAGGCGGCTGGGCGCAATCGTGCCGAGTGCTGA
- a CDS encoding SMI1/KNR4 family protein produces the protein MKIKQEDLAKWETDEPDLMVDPIFLKSRIADVEKALLISLPDEYLDFIHLVGDQACSPLDELDNFIATYNGKTRAVVMATLSSTDRVVNSTKLLQESVYDHRSLLPNGLIAIGSEYDDDGDAYIIYDVRPESPTYRNIFHWRYYVDNLIAGDGLGLLALSLRDFLRKPALEREI, from the coding sequence ATGAAGATAAAACAAGAAGACTTGGCAAAATGGGAAACAGATGAACCGGATTTAATGGTTGATCCAATCTTTCTAAAGAGCAGAATCGCTGATGTAGAAAAGGCGTTGTTGATTAGCTTGCCAGATGAATATTTGGATTTTATTCATCTGGTCGGCGATCAAGCATGTAGCCCACTGGATGAACTAGATAATTTTATAGCAACATATAACGGAAAAACTAGGGCGGTCGTTATGGCTACCTTATCTTCTACAGATAGAGTTGTGAACTCAACCAAATTATTACAGGAGTCAGTCTATGATCATCGCTCATTGCTACCTAATGGCTTAATTGCAATTGGTTCAGAATATGATGATGATGGTGACGCATATATTATTTATGATGTGAGGCCTGAATCTCCTACCTACAGGAATATATTTCATTGGCGATACTATGTAGACAATTTGATTGCGGGTGATGGATTGGGATTGTTGGCTCTATCATTAAGAGATTTTTTGCGTAAACCGGCATTGGAAAGGGAGATCTAA
- a CDS encoding S1C family serine protease gives MSLNNVFKFVAVVLLSLTLAGCGQSLITAVAVNQLSSETPESVGEVASKYRSQSCAELASEREHALSETTRIGEHTEYSQKRGRWKLAVVEQVEKEKGCVLGISSSEAHILEFISKNPSTAKELDSKLKSPAARKALAALVAPSQTSKSKTPPSRTEQAQSGKPKSSAPVPAKTKEAKSRISEESGVASQAASGVSSSARGWLGVSLLEVPITPVLAASLGLSEPMGVFVQGAVKDSAAGRAGMRSLDVILSADDKEYNSGDALKTYLVSLRAGHKLNLKVWRNRSAQILNITLSDTQPDAMLPTNREGYCYVIAMPPMDGTKKLVWVSDIFPVADKKSQLYSRGQVAGEAFAKFLQQEKVPQASDLKGLGMCSPSLNSLTTSWNAELASYSAPAFKATGSEGVLLYWQPS, from the coding sequence GTGAGTCTCAACAACGTGTTCAAGTTTGTGGCAGTGGTATTGCTGTCATTAACGCTTGCAGGATGCGGGCAGTCGCTGATCACTGCCGTAGCTGTCAACCAGCTTAGTTCTGAAACGCCTGAGAGCGTTGGAGAGGTTGCCTCCAAGTACCGAAGTCAATCTTGTGCTGAACTTGCCTCAGAACGAGAGCATGCGCTAAGTGAGACCACTCGCATTGGTGAACACACGGAATACTCCCAAAAGCGCGGCAGATGGAAATTGGCTGTAGTGGAGCAAGTTGAGAAGGAGAAAGGATGCGTGCTTGGCATCTCTTCCAGTGAGGCTCACATCCTTGAATTCATTTCCAAGAACCCCAGTACTGCGAAAGAGCTTGATTCAAAGCTCAAATCACCTGCAGCAAGGAAAGCCTTAGCTGCATTAGTTGCCCCTTCTCAGACGTCTAAATCGAAGACTCCGCCATCTAGGACTGAACAAGCGCAATCCGGTAAGCCTAAGAGCTCCGCTCCCGTGCCTGCTAAAACAAAAGAGGCAAAGTCCAGGATTTCTGAGGAATCCGGTGTCGCAAGTCAGGCTGCTTCAGGAGTCTCTTCATCTGCACGTGGCTGGCTTGGAGTCTCATTGCTAGAAGTTCCCATCACCCCGGTCTTAGCCGCATCTTTGGGGCTGTCTGAACCTATGGGTGTGTTTGTACAAGGTGCCGTTAAAGACTCAGCGGCCGGCCGGGCTGGAATGCGATCATTGGATGTCATTTTGTCCGCTGACGACAAAGAGTACAACAGCGGAGATGCATTGAAGACCTATTTGGTTTCTTTGCGAGCGGGCCATAAATTGAATCTCAAGGTTTGGCGAAATCGTTCAGCACAAATCCTAAATATCACCCTTTCCGATACACAGCCAGATGCAATGCTTCCGACAAATAGAGAGGGCTATTGTTATGTTATCGCCATGCCTCCCATGGATGGGACAAAAAAGTTAGTTTGGGTTAGCGATATATTCCCCGTTGCTGATAAAAAATCTCAGCTTTACTCTCGAGGTCAGGTTGCTGGCGAAGCATTTGCGAAATTTCTTCAACAGGAAAAGGTTCCTCAAGCTTCCGATCTCAAAGGATTGGGCATGTGCAGTCCTAGCTTGAATTCTCTTACTACTTCGTGGAATGCTGAACTCGCTAGCTACAGTGCTCCAGCATTTAAGGCAACGGGCTCAGAAGGCGTCCTGCTCTATTGGCAGCCATCTTGA
- a CDS encoding tyrosine-type recombinase/integrase — translation MAAKIRGEAFNLNDAMKKYGEEVSPEKRGARWELLRIEAITTKHPHWPGKRRMVDLDAQDLIQWRDARLKAVSKGTVLREIALVSHVLDTARQDWGWISSNPMADVRRPKTPDHRERIIAGPEIRAMLRQLEWTRGRRATTTKHAVAHCFIAALQTGMRASEIANLEWDDVRDSFCILHTGRTKTGKGRQVPLTHAARRNIEMMRGFHDVLVFGVEAASLDALFRRHRAKAELDGFTFHDTRHTAATRMAQVLHVLDLCKAFGWTDTKRALTYYNPTGSDIAARLNAGRAATPIQ, via the coding sequence GTGGCTGCCAAGATTCGCGGCGAAGCGTTCAATTTGAACGACGCTATGAAGAAGTATGGAGAGGAAGTTTCACCAGAAAAGCGCGGCGCCCGATGGGAGCTGCTTCGCATAGAAGCGATTACGACAAAGCACCCGCACTGGCCGGGCAAGAGGCGGATGGTAGATCTGGATGCCCAGGACCTTATTCAGTGGCGTGATGCTCGATTGAAGGCGGTGTCCAAAGGCACAGTGCTGCGTGAAATTGCATTGGTGAGCCATGTTCTCGATACCGCTCGCCAGGACTGGGGCTGGATCAGCAGCAATCCCATGGCTGATGTACGCAGGCCAAAAACGCCCGATCATCGGGAGCGAATCATCGCGGGTCCAGAGATCCGTGCCATGCTGAGGCAACTGGAATGGACGAGAGGCAGGAGAGCGACCACTACAAAGCATGCTGTGGCACATTGCTTTATTGCCGCTCTGCAAACTGGGATGCGCGCCAGCGAGATCGCTAATTTAGAGTGGGATGATGTGCGAGACTCATTCTGTATATTGCATACAGGTCGCACGAAGACGGGTAAAGGGCGCCAGGTCCCATTGACCCATGCCGCACGCAGAAACATCGAAATGATGCGTGGGTTTCATGATGTGCTGGTGTTCGGCGTGGAGGCTGCATCACTTGACGCGCTGTTCCGCCGTCACCGAGCTAAAGCCGAGCTGGACGGGTTCACCTTTCACGACACCCGACACACAGCAGCGACCCGTATGGCTCAGGTGCTGCATGTGCTGGATCTGTGCAAAGCGTTTGGGTGGACGGATACGAAGCGCGCGCTAACGTATTACAACCCCACGGGATCTGATATTGCCGCACGGCTTAACGCTGGGCGCGCCGCGACTCCCATTCAATGA
- the infA gene encoding translation initiation factor IF-1, whose translation MAKEELIEMQGRVDEVLPDARFRVTLDNGHQLIAYSGGKMRKHRIRVLAGDKVTLEMSPYDLNKGRLTFRHIERSNNSNPAPQQRRH comes from the coding sequence TTGGCCAAAGAAGAATTGATTGAAATGCAAGGCAGAGTGGACGAGGTTTTGCCGGACGCCCGCTTTCGTGTGACGCTGGACAACGGCCACCAGCTGATTGCCTATTCCGGCGGCAAGATGCGCAAGCACCGTATTCGCGTGCTGGCAGGCGACAAGGTAACGCTGGAGATGTCTCCCTATGATCTGAACAAGGGTCGCCTGACCTTCCGTCATATCGAGCGTTCCAACAACAGCAACCCTGCGCCGCAGCAGCGCCGTCACTAA
- a CDS encoding LysR family transcriptional regulator has translation MNISLRQLRAFVAVAQSSSFSRAADALALTQPAVSRNVTDLEQAMGLLLLHRTTREVELTEAGRLLLGNLSRVLEDLDACLLEVQGLATQRKGRVKVASSPTLSANLLPQCIARGRQQSPGVNIQLLDRIQSDVLLSVRSGEVDFGVVIDPSEKQDLHAQTILTEPFCLVCLSSHGLARKKEVHWAQLAGESLVLLDHASGSRRLIDAALQVHGAAASVVQEVGHTATIYSMVQQGLGLSVVPRLAIPSAWAARTATTAAAGSAALVSRPLVPKVQRSIMLVKRQQRELSPVAHLVWDLIAEEAVGLLGE, from the coding sequence ATGAATATCAGCCTGCGCCAACTGCGTGCCTTTGTGGCAGTGGCTCAAAGCAGCAGCTTCAGCCGCGCTGCCGATGCCTTGGCATTGACCCAGCCTGCCGTCAGCCGCAATGTGACGGACCTGGAGCAGGCCATGGGTTTGCTTTTGCTGCATCGAACCACGCGTGAGGTGGAGCTGACCGAGGCAGGCCGTCTGCTGCTGGGCAATCTCTCGCGCGTGCTCGAGGATCTCGATGCCTGCCTGCTCGAAGTGCAAGGCCTGGCGACGCAGCGCAAGGGCCGCGTGAAGGTGGCCAGCAGTCCCACGCTTTCCGCCAACCTGCTGCCGCAGTGCATTGCGCGTGGCAGACAGCAGTCGCCGGGCGTCAATATCCAGCTGCTCGATCGCATTCAAAGCGATGTGCTGCTCAGCGTGCGCAGCGGGGAGGTGGATTTCGGAGTGGTGATCGACCCATCCGAGAAACAGGATCTGCATGCACAGACCATCCTGACCGAGCCTTTTTGTCTGGTCTGCCTTTCCTCGCATGGCCTGGCGCGCAAGAAAGAGGTGCACTGGGCCCAGCTGGCGGGCGAATCCCTGGTGCTGCTCGATCATGCATCAGGCAGCCGCCGCCTGATCGATGCGGCACTGCAGGTGCATGGCGCGGCTGCATCGGTGGTGCAGGAGGTGGGGCATACGGCCACCATCTACAGCATGGTGCAGCAAGGTCTGGGTTTGAGCGTGGTGCCGCGTCTCGCCATTCCCTCGGCCTGGGCGGCTCGGACTGCAACGACAGCGGCAGCTGGCAGTGCCGCCTTGGTCAGCCGTCCCCTGGTGCCCAAGGTGCAGCGCAGCATCATGCTGGTCAAGCGCCAGCAGCGTGAGCTATCGCCTGTCGCGCATCTGGTCTGGGATCTGATTGCAGAGGAGGCGGTCGGTCTGCTGGGCGAATAG
- a CDS encoding recombination-associated protein RdgC, with the protein MFKNMIIYRIAESWQGDLQVLEDALQKTVFAECGATQERSVGWVPPRGEQHGLLVESVAGQWVMCFMTEAKVLPASVLNRKVEEKAAHIEKTEGRKPGKKEKRELKEEAKLDLLPMAFTKQGSMWVWIDPQARTLVLDTSAQGRADEVVTLLVECLPGFALALLDTQTSPQAAMAHWLMTQEPPAGFTADRETELKAADESKAIVRYARHPLDIDEMRQHIEHGKRPTKLAMTWDDRVSFVLTEGLQIKNITLLDAVMDGNSQDDSGFDTDVAIATGELSRLIPDLIEALGGEGRTSLGDLPAALAASASGHASLQGRCESNG; encoded by the coding sequence ATGTTCAAGAACATGATCATTTACCGCATTGCCGAGAGCTGGCAAGGCGATCTGCAGGTGCTGGAGGATGCCCTGCAGAAGACAGTCTTTGCCGAGTGCGGCGCGACCCAAGAGCGCTCTGTGGGCTGGGTTCCGCCGCGCGGCGAGCAGCACGGCCTACTGGTCGAGTCCGTGGCCGGCCAGTGGGTGATGTGCTTCATGACCGAGGCCAAGGTGCTGCCGGCCAGCGTGCTCAATCGCAAGGTCGAGGAAAAGGCCGCGCACATCGAAAAGACCGAAGGCCGCAAGCCTGGCAAGAAGGAAAAGCGAGAGCTCAAGGAAGAGGCCAAGCTGGATCTGCTGCCCATGGCCTTCACCAAGCAGGGCAGCATGTGGGTCTGGATCGACCCGCAGGCGCGCACTCTGGTGCTCGATACCAGCGCCCAGGGGCGCGCTGACGAGGTGGTAACGCTGCTGGTTGAATGCCTGCCCGGCTTTGCCCTGGCTCTGCTGGATACCCAGACCAGCCCACAGGCCGCCATGGCGCATTGGCTGATGACGCAGGAGCCGCCCGCCGGATTCACCGCCGACCGCGAAACGGAGCTGAAGGCTGCGGACGAGTCCAAGGCAATCGTGCGCTACGCCCGCCACCCGCTGGATATCGATGAGATGCGCCAGCACATCGAGCACGGCAAGCGCCCTACCAAGCTGGCCATGACCTGGGACGACCGGGTGAGCTTTGTGCTGACCGAAGGCCTGCAGATCAAGAACATCACGCTACTGGATGCAGTCATGGATGGCAACAGCCAGGACGACAGCGGCTTTGATACCGATGTGGCCATTGCCACGGGCGAGCTGTCGCGCCTGATTCCCGACCTGATCGAAGCCCTGGGCGGCGAAGGCCGCACCAGCCTGGGCGACCTGCCTGCCGCGCTGGCTGCCAGCGCCAGCGGCCACGCATCACTCCAGGGCAGATGTGAAAGCAACGGCTAA